A window of Mangifera indica cultivar Alphonso chromosome 13, CATAS_Mindica_2.1, whole genome shotgun sequence contains these coding sequences:
- the LOC123194412 gene encoding glutamate receptor 2.2-like, which translates to MRQNRPCSLVPFSLFLCVLVTDTAMSQNSTVPVNVGVILNLDREFGKISLSCINMALSDFYATNSHYKTRLILNTRHSKGDVIGAAAAALDLVKNVEVQAIIGPENSMETNFVIELGNKSHVPIISFSATSPSLTSLRSPYFFPATANDSSQVGAITSIIQVFGWREAVPIHVDNEFGEGMIPYLTDALEAINTRVPYRSVISPVASDDQIAEELYKLMAMQTRVFIVHMLPSLGSRLFAQAKEIGMMNEGYVWIITDGLTDLLSSLEPSVIESMQGGLGVRLYVPKTKALESFRIRRKRKFQQENPGLVDAQLSIFGLLAYDATMALAMAVEKAGTTNFGFDNTNVLANATDLEALGVSKNGPKLLESLSGTRFRGLTGDYTFVDGQFRSLAFQIVNVNGDGARGIGFWTPEGGLMKNLNSTSTNSTSKSQLGAIIWPGDSKSVPKGWEIPTNGNKLRIGVPVKDGYSDFVKVTTDQSTKTTTVTGYCIDVFNAVMQALPYAISYEFIPFALPDGSSAGSYNDMIYQVKLGKFDAVVGDTTIVANRSQYVDFALPYTESGVSMVVPFKDDNKKSPWVFLEPLSWDLWVTTACFFLFIGFVIWVLEHRINEDFRGPPEHQVGTSFWFSFSTMVFAQRERVLSNMARFVVIVWCFVVLVLTQSYTASLTSLLTVQSLQPTVSDVAELIKRGEIVGYQQGSFVVGILKQLGFKDKNLLVYDSVEECDALFQNGTANGGIAAAFDEVPYIKLFLGKYCSKYSMVDPTFRTAGFGFAFPLGSPLVPDVSRAILTVTEGAKMNEIEDAWFKKNSCPDPASLVSSRLGVNSFWGLFLIAGIASSLTLIISTAIFLYEHRKVFKESEPRSSLRTRIRTLFRIFVSRDLTSHTFKEKTGIQAHHSLGAATSTTPSPCTRYPASPPSFSQHTDQNFAFDGEQRTPSTEHGNPNPNPSDQAVQDIVPVEEHINPDQEGASTP; encoded by the exons CTCTAGACTTGGTAAAGAATGTGGAAGTGCAAGCCATAATAGGACCGGAGAATTCCATGGAAACCAACTTCGTTATTGAACTTGGAAATAAATCTCACGTGCCCATTATCTCTTTTTCTGCAACAAGTCCCTCTCTTACGTCCCTCAGAAGTCCCTATTTCTTCCCGGCTACGGCAAATGACTCTTCTCAAGTTGGTGCCATAACTTCCATTATTCAAGTCTTTGGTTGGAGAGAAGCTGTGCCTATTCACGTGGACAATGAGTTTGGTGAAGGAATGATACCTTACTTAACTGATGCATTGGAAGCCATTAACACACGCGTCCCTTACAGAAGTGTCATTTCTCCGGTGGCTTCCGACGACCAAATTGCTGAAGAGCTTTACAAGCTAATGGCTATGCAAACTAGAGTCTTCATTGTGCACATGCTCCCTTCTCTTGGCTCTAGGCTTTTTGCTCAAGCAAAAGAGATTGGGATGATGAATGAAGGCTACGTTTGGATCATTACTGATGGATTGACAGATTTGTTGAGCTCCTTGGAGCCTTCGGTGATTGAGTCAATGCAAGGCGGGTTGGGTGTAAGGCTTTATGTTCCAAAAACGAAAGCGCTAGAGAGTTTTCGAATTCGACGGAAGAGAAAGTTCCAGCAGGAAAATCCAGGCCTTGTTGATGCCCAACTGAGCATTTTTGGACTGTTGGCTTACGATGCCACAATGGCACTAGCCATGGCAGTTGAGAAAGCTGGTACTACAAACTTTGGCTTCGATAACACAAATGTTTTGGCCAATGCAACAGACCTTGAAGCACTTGGCGTCTCCAAGAATGGGCCAAAACTCCTTGAATCATTATCAGGAACAAGATTCAGAGGTCTTACAGGAGATTACACGTTTGTTGATGGACAGTTTCGGTCTTTAGCTTTTCAGATAGTCAATGTGAATGGTGATGGAGCAAGAGGGATTGGATTTTGGACACCAGAGGGTGGACTAATGAAGAACTTGAATTCAACAAGTACAAATTCTACTTCAAAATCCCAGCTGGGAGCTATTATTTGGCCAGGAGACTCTAAATCTGTTCCAAAGGGCTGGGAAATTCCAACAAATGGGAATAAACTGCGCATAGGAGTGCCGGTGAAGGATGGTTACAGTGACTTTGTAAAAGTCACAACTGATCAAAGTACTAAGACAACAACAGTCACTGGTTACTGCATTGATGTCTTCAATGCTGTAATGCAAGCATTGCCATATGCTATCAGTTATGAGTTCATTCCCTTTGCTCTGCCTGATGGCTCTAGCGCCGGTTCATATAATGATATGATCTATCAAGTCAAGCTTGGG AAATTTGATGCTGTGGTGGGAGATACTACAATTGTCGCCAACAGATCACAATATGTGGACTTCGCATTACCGTATACCGAATCTGGAGTATCAATGGTTGTGCCATTCAAAGATGACAACAAGAAAAGTCCATGGGTCTTCCTAGAGCCCTTGTCATGGGACCTTTGGGTTACAACtgcttgtttttttcttttcattggaTTCGTCATCTGGGTCCTTGAGCACAGAATCAATGAAGATTTTCGCGGCCCGCCTGAGCATCAAGTTGGCACAAGCTTCTGGTTCTCCTTCTCCACCATGGTTTTTGCACAAC GCGAGCGAGTGTTGAGCAATATGGCTCGGTTTGTGGTGATTGTGTGGTGCTTTGTAGTCCTCGTACTCACACAAAGCTACACGGCTAGCTTGACATCACTCCTCACAGTGCAAAGTCTCCAGCCAACTGTTAGCGATGTAGCGGAGTTGATAAAGAGAGGGGAAATTGTTGGGTACCAACAGGGCTCTTTCGTTGTGGGAATCTTGAAACAATTAGGTTTCAAGGACAAAAATCTACTGGTTTATGATTCTGTAGAAGAATGTGACGCCCTTTTTCAAAATGGAACTGCAAATGGCGGCATAGCTGCTGCTTTTGATGAAGTCCCATACATTAAACTGTTTCTGGGAAAATATTGCTCCAAATACTCCATGGTTGACCCAACATTTAGAACTGCTGGTTTTGGCTTT GCCTTCCCGCTTGGTTCACCTCTAGTCCCTGACGTTTCCAGGGCGATCTTGACTGTGACCGAGGGAGCAAAAATGAACGAGATTGAAGATGCATGGTTCAAGAAGAACAGCTGCCCGGACCCCGCCAGCTTAGTTTCTTCGCGTCTTGGTGTTAACAGTTTCTGGGGGCTGTTTCTCATTGCCGGCATCGCTTCAAGCTTGACTCTCATCATTTCCACGGCCATTTTCCTTTACGAGCACAGGAAAGTCTTCAAAGAATCGGAGCCCAGATCGTCATTACGGACAAGGATTCGAACTTTGTTTAGAATCTTTGTTTCAAGGGACCTCACTTCCCATACTTTCAAAGAAAAAACTGGCATCCAAGCACACCATAGTTTGGGGGCAGCCACTAGTACAACACCTTCTCCATGCACTCGCTACCCAGCAAGTCCCCCAAGCTTTTCACAGCACACAGATCAGAATTTTGCTTTCGATGGAGAACAAAGAACACCTTCAACTGAGCATGGAAATCCAAATCCTAATCCAAGTGATCAAGCAGTTCAAGATATTGTGCCTGTAGAAGAGCACATTAACCCAGATCAAGAAGGAGCCTCAACTCCCTAA